The sequence below is a genomic window from Acetobacter vaccinii.
CGTTCTTCCCGCCTGAGCGGGAAGGGCGTGTCAGAAACTGCTGGCGGCTGGCCGGTTGAGCATGGCCATTAGTTCCCGCCGGGTGTCGGAATTGGTGCGGAACACACCCAGCATGCTGCTTGTGACCATGGACACACCGGGTTTGTGAACTCCGCGCGTGGTCATGCATTCGTGCGCCGATTCGATAATGACGGCCACACCCTGCGGGTCCAGTTCATCATTAATGGTATTGGCGATCTGGGCTGTCAGCCGTTCCTGAATTTGCAGGCGGCGGGCATAGGCATCTACCACGCGCGCCAGCTTGGAAATGCCAACAACGCGCTGGCGCGGCAGGTAGGCGACATGGGCGCGGCCAATAATGGGGGCCAGGTGGTGCTCGCAATGGCTTTCAAAGCGGATATCGCGCAGCAGCACGATTTCGTCATAGCCATCCACTTCGGAAAAGGTCCGGCGCAGCAGGTTGGCCGGGTCAATCTCGTAGCCTGCAAAAAAATCGGTATAGGCACGGGCCACGCGGGAGGGGGTGTCCAAAAGCCCTTCACGCGTGGGGTCATCCCCCGCCCAGCGCAGGAGTGTGCGGACAGCCTCTTCAGCTTCTGTCTGGGTCGGGCGGTTTGTTGGCGCGGTGCTCATGCCATTCTCCTGCTGGGCAAAGGACTAGTGAAGCTGGTGGATCTGGAAAGGGCAATCAAGGCTGAAGGCAGGGATTTCAGCATCAAAGCGCGTACCGTCTGACACGACCTGCATCAGGTAAGCCCCGCGCATGAAGCCCCCAGGCGTGGTCAGCGATGTGCCCGATGTGTAGTCGAATTCAGCACCCGGCTGGATGACAGGCTGCTGGCCGATCACGCCCGCACCCTGCACGCACTCGTTATGGCCCGTTGAGTCGATGATGTGCCATGTCCGCTCCAGCAGCCGCACGGCTTTGGCCCCCATGTTGCGGATACGAACCCGATAGGCCCAGCTATAGGACGATTCATCTGGCTCCGACTGATCGGGCAGCCAGAAAACCTGAACCTGGACGCGGATATCGCCTGTCCTGGCTTCATAGACCGGAAGGGCGGAAAACAGCTCATCAAGCGCTGTCTGCGGGTCTTGCACAAGGGAAGGTACTGCCCAGTCGGCCATGGACTGTTCTGCTCCATACAAAACGGGGGCGGCCGTCTATCCCCCATGTGCCGGGCAAGCCTGGCGGAAGGTGAGGCGGGCAGTATCATGAACTGTCCGCCGGTGCAAAGCCGCATCTGGGCCACCCTGCGGTCTGGCAGGGTGGCGTGTTTGCGTTCAGGCTGAGGGGAGGGCGGCGATACCACGGGCCAGATCGTCGATCAGGTCTTGGCTGTCTTCCAGCCCGACGGAGAAACGGATGGCCCCATCGGTAATGCCCAGGGCTGCCCGTTCGGCGGCATCAATCTTGGAATGGGTGGTGGTGGCCGGGTGTGTCACCAGCGACCGCGCATCGCCCAGATTGTTGGAAATGGCGATAAGTTGCAGCGCATTCATGAAGGCAAATGCCCCTTCTTGACCGCCGCGCACCTCAAAGGCCACAAGGCTGCCACCGCCTGTCATCTGGCGGGCTGCCAGCGCATGCTGGGGATGATCTGCCCGGCCGGGGTAACGGACGGACAGCACACCGGGGGCTGCCGCCAGATAATCGGCCACAGCAGCGGCGTTGTGGGTCATGGCGTCAACCCGCAGGGAGAGCGTTTCCAGCCCCTTGAGCATGACCCAGGCGTTGAAGGGGGAAAGCGCATTGCCCGTGTTGCGGGTAAAGGGTTGCAGCGTGTTGCTGATCCACTCAGCAGACCCCAGAACTGCCCCGCCCAGCACACGGCCCTGACCGTCAATGTGCTTGGTGCAGGAATACACGACAACATCCGCCCCCAGTTCCAGCGGCTTCTGATAAATGGGGGAGGCAAAGACGTTGTCCACTACCACAATGGCCCCGGCCTTGTGGGCGAGAGCCGAGATGGCGGCAATGTCCAGAATGTCCAGCATGGGGTTGGACGGGCTTTCCAGCAGGACAGCGGCTGTCGGCCGGGACAGGGCGCGCTCCCACTGGGGCAGGTCCGTGCCGTCGACAAATTCGATCTCTACGCCGTAGCGGGGCAGCAGGTTGGCAACAATCCAGTAGCAGGACCCAAACAGCGCGCGCGATGCAACAACCCGCTCACCAGCCTTGACGTGGGACAGCAGGGCAGACGACACAGCCCCCATGCCGGTGGAGGTTGCAATACAGGCCTCGGCCCCTTCCAGGTCAGCCAGTCGGCGTTCCAGGGCTGCAACCGTCGGGTTGCCAAAGCGGCTGTACTGGTAATGAGTGATTTCGTTGCGGAAGGTCGCGGCCGCCTGCTCGGCATTGTCGTAAACAAAGCCGGAGGTCAGGAACAGGGCTTCGCTTGTTTCCCCATATTCGGTGCGCTCAAGCCCGGCATGAAGTTGGCGGGTGGCGGGGCGCCATGTGCTGGAAGGGGAGGTTTTGCTGCTGGTCATTACTCGGTATCCGGTTCTTTCCTGTCTGGCCCTGCGTGCGCGCAGGCAGTGGGGCCAGCCTTTCAAATTGACCGTGGAAACCATGACGGCGGCCATGCGTCCGTCAGGGCCTCTTTAGCGCGTTTCTTTTTCCTCGCCGCAAGCCAGCCGGACAAATCACGAGGGAAGCCCACAGGCTTCACCTTTTTGGTTAGGCGCAGACGGCGGGCCTCGTCAAGCGGGCAGTCGCATTGCGCCATGATCGTGACTGCAACCCAGCCTTTCCAGCAGCTCTGAGGTGTGGCGGGGGTGGTTGTTACAGCAGAGCCTGGAGCAGCGGTATAAAAGGCAGGTCGGCCTCGGGCATGGCGTAGTCACGCAGGGCTGAGGCCTCAACCCATGCCAGTTTCTGGCCTTCCCGCGGGGTGGGGGTACCCTGCCAGCGGCGGCACAGGTACAGGGGCATCAGCAGGTCAAACGTCGGGTAGGCATGCGATGCAAAGGTAAATGGTGCCAGACAGGCGCGCGACAGATCCAGCCCCAGCTCCTCATGCAGTTCGCGGACAAGGGCGGCCTCGGGCGTTTCCCCCGCTTCCACCTTGCCACCGGGAAACTCCCATAGGCCGGCCATACTTTTACCTTCGGGCCTGCGGGCCAGCAGGATACGGTTCTGGGCGTCTATCAGGGCGCCTGCGGCAACAAGCACAAGGCGGCGGGGGCCAGGTGCGGGGTCGGAAACGGGTGTGTCCATGTCTGTCCGGGTGGCTTCAAAAGTGGCAACGGGGAGTTCTGTCCCACGGGCGGCAAATGTCTGACTGTCGGTGCCAGTCTGGCGAAAGCCCGCGTGTTCCAGCACCTTGATCGAGGCAATATTGTCCTGCGCCGCACTGGCGCGCAGGCAGGTAATGTCAAGATGGGCCAGCGCCCAGCGCGTCACCCGCGCTGCGGCCAGCCGTGCGGCACCCCGGCCCCAGTGCGGGCGGCCCACCCAGTAGCCAAGCTGCCCGACCCGGCCACCACCAGGTACGGCTTCTATCCGCAGGCCCACGCAGCCTATAAAGCTGCCATCGGTGTTGGTGATGGCAAAATGGTAGCCGTCGCCCCGGGCATGCATGGCCTGTGTGGCGGCAATCCACTCATCCGCCAGTTCCCTGGGGTAGGGAAAGGGCGGGCGGCTGAGCATGCGCACTACCTCCCAGTCGTTGACAAGGTGGTGCAGGGTGGTGGCGTCAGTCGGGTGCAGGGGGCGCAGACGGTAGGGTGGCGCCTCCAGCATCAGGGGCAGGCTGTCAGGCATCGGGTTGGGCTGGTGGCAGGCCACATTCTACTAGAAGGTCCCTCAGGGCGTTGATAACGGGAAAGACTTCAACATTGTGGTCTCCCCCCAGTTCCCTCCAGGCTTTCTGCTCCAGTTCCACAATTTCACGGTCTTCAGCAAAAATGCGGTTTGTAAAGGCAACCAGGAACGGCCAGGCTAGGTCCAGCACAAAAGGCACGCCCGGGCGTTTGACAGACAGCAGGCCGAAGGTGCGGTTTGTCAGTTCATCAGCACTTTGCGGAACATAGACAATCCACAGGTCCATGACCGGATCGTCGTCTCCCTTCTGGATACGCAGGGTCTGGTACGGGTATTCCGTGCGGATGGTCATGACATCGCGGTGCTGGAATTTTTCCGAAGCATCGCGCCGTTCGCCAAAAATC
It includes:
- the apaG gene encoding Co2+/Mg2+ efflux protein ApaG; translated protein: MADWAVPSLVQDPQTALDELFSALPVYEARTGDIRVQVQVFWLPDQSEPDESSYSWAYRVRIRNMGAKAVRLLERTWHIIDSTGHNECVQGAGVIGQQPVIQPGAEFDYTSGTSLTTPGGFMRGAYLMQVVSDGTRFDAEIPAFSLDCPFQIHQLH
- the metZ gene encoding O-succinylhomoserine sulfhydrylase, whose amino-acid sequence is MTSSKTSPSSTWRPATRQLHAGLERTEYGETSEALFLTSGFVYDNAEQAAATFRNEITHYQYSRFGNPTVAALERRLADLEGAEACIATSTGMGAVSSALLSHVKAGERVVASRALFGSCYWIVANLLPRYGVEIEFVDGTDLPQWERALSRPTAAVLLESPSNPMLDILDIAAISALAHKAGAIVVVDNVFASPIYQKPLELGADVVVYSCTKHIDGQGRVLGGAVLGSAEWISNTLQPFTRNTGNALSPFNAWVMLKGLETLSLRVDAMTHNAAAVADYLAAAPGVLSVRYPGRADHPQHALAARQMTGGGSLVAFEVRGGQEGAFAFMNALQLIAISNNLGDARSLVTHPATTTHSKIDAAERAALGITDGAIRFSVGLEDSQDLIDDLARGIAALPSA
- the mutT gene encoding 8-oxo-dGTP diphosphatase MutT; this translates as MPDSLPLMLEAPPYRLRPLHPTDATTLHHLVNDWEVVRMLSRPPFPYPRELADEWIAATQAMHARGDGYHFAITNTDGSFIGCVGLRIEAVPGGGRVGQLGYWVGRPHWGRGAARLAAARVTRWALAHLDITCLRASAAQDNIASIKVLEHAGFRQTGTDSQTFAARGTELPVATFEATRTDMDTPVSDPAPGPRRLVLVAAGALIDAQNRILLARRPEGKSMAGLWEFPGGKVEAGETPEAALVRELHEELGLDLSRACLAPFTFASHAYPTFDLLMPLYLCRRWQGTPTPREGQKLAWVEASALRDYAMPEADLPFIPLLQALL
- the folE gene encoding GTP cyclohydrolase I FolE; amino-acid sequence: MSTAPTNRPTQTEAEEAVRTLLRWAGDDPTREGLLDTPSRVARAYTDFFAGYEIDPANLLRRTFSEVDGYDEIVLLRDIRFESHCEHHLAPIIGRAHVAYLPRQRVVGISKLARVVDAYARRLQIQERLTAQIANTINDELDPQGVAVIIESAHECMTTRGVHKPGVSMVTSSMLGVFRTNSDTRRELMAMLNRPAASSF